One Moorella sp. E308F genomic region harbors:
- the topA gene encoding type I DNA topoisomerase, producing the protein MAHTLVIVESPAKAKTIGKFLGRNYTIKSSMGHIRDLPKSQFGVDVEHGFEPHYITIRGKGAIVKELRAAAQKSQRVLLATDPDREGEAIAWHLQHLLELPPGPVRIEFNEITRNAVQEAIKKPREIDQNRVDAQQARRVLDRVVGYRLSPLLWRKVRKGLSAGRVQSVAVRLIVDREREIEAFQPEEYWSLTAWLLAGGDGEAFPAKLFKYAGEEPKIKNEGEMQAILAALEGASYVVTEVKQRERRKNPAPPFTTSTLQQEASRKLNFTARRTMQVAQQLYEGIDLGGSEGPVGLITYIRTDSTRIASVAQLEARDFLMERFGPEYVPEDLRQFKGRKDIQDAHEAIRPTSVWREPEALKNVLTRDQFRLYNLIWERFVASQMQAAVMDTMTVKISAGPCLFRATGSVVKFPGYLRVYQEGSDGEGKEQEQRLPALATGEVLKLQSLEPKQHFTQPPPRYTEATLVKTLEELGIGRPSTYAPTIETILERGYVVREQKQFIPTELGRVVVDLLKEHFPDIIDVEFTAQMEQQLDEIEAGKLSWRQVVAEFYEPFSRVLERAEREIDTIELPEEVSEEKCELCGRNLVIKTGRFGKFLACPGFPECRFTKPLLETIGVNCPRCGGEIVARRTKRGRKFYGCQNYPECNYVSWDKPTNRNCPRCGTRLVEKASRQGVRLLCPSKECGYEEKIQQAK; encoded by the coding sequence TTGGCCCATACGCTGGTTATCGTGGAATCGCCGGCCAAGGCCAAGACCATTGGCAAATTCCTGGGGCGGAACTATACCATTAAATCATCCATGGGGCATATCCGCGATTTACCCAAGAGCCAGTTTGGCGTCGACGTCGAGCACGGTTTTGAGCCCCACTATATCACCATCCGGGGTAAAGGGGCGATTGTCAAGGAACTGCGGGCCGCTGCGCAGAAATCCCAGCGCGTTTTACTGGCTACGGACCCGGACCGGGAAGGGGAGGCCATTGCCTGGCACCTGCAGCATCTTCTTGAGCTGCCTCCCGGGCCTGTACGCATCGAGTTCAACGAGATAACTCGCAACGCCGTCCAGGAAGCTATAAAAAAGCCCCGGGAGATTGATCAAAACCGGGTCGATGCCCAGCAGGCCCGGCGGGTGCTGGACCGTGTCGTGGGGTACCGTTTGAGCCCCCTCCTGTGGCGCAAGGTACGTAAAGGTTTAAGTGCCGGCCGGGTGCAGTCGGTAGCCGTGCGCTTGATTGTCGACCGGGAAAGGGAAATCGAAGCCTTCCAGCCGGAAGAATACTGGAGCCTGACAGCCTGGTTGCTGGCCGGCGGTGACGGCGAGGCTTTCCCAGCGAAACTCTTTAAGTATGCCGGTGAGGAGCCGAAGATTAAAAATGAAGGCGAAATGCAGGCCATCCTGGCAGCCCTGGAAGGGGCTAGCTATGTCGTAACTGAGGTCAAGCAGCGGGAACGGCGCAAGAACCCGGCGCCTCCCTTCACCACCAGTACCCTGCAGCAGGAGGCTTCTCGCAAACTGAATTTCACCGCCAGGCGAACCATGCAGGTGGCCCAGCAGCTCTACGAGGGGATTGACCTGGGTGGCAGTGAAGGTCCTGTCGGCCTGATAACCTATATCCGTACCGATTCCACCCGTATTGCCAGCGTCGCCCAGCTGGAAGCCCGGGACTTTCTCATGGAGCGCTTTGGCCCCGAGTATGTCCCGGAGGACTTAAGGCAGTTTAAAGGCCGTAAGGATATCCAGGATGCCCACGAAGCCATCCGGCCCACTTCCGTCTGGCGGGAACCAGAAGCCTTGAAAAATGTCCTGACCCGGGACCAGTTCCGCCTCTACAATCTAATCTGGGAGCGCTTTGTGGCCAGCCAGATGCAGGCTGCCGTAATGGATACCATGACAGTGAAAATTAGCGCCGGTCCTTGCCTTTTCCGCGCTACCGGTTCGGTAGTTAAGTTTCCGGGATACTTACGGGTTTACCAGGAAGGTAGCGACGGTGAAGGTAAAGAGCAGGAACAAAGGCTGCCCGCCCTGGCAACCGGCGAGGTTTTAAAACTCCAATCCCTGGAACCCAAACAGCACTTTACCCAACCGCCGCCGCGTTATACCGAGGCCACCCTGGTGAAAACGTTGGAAGAGTTGGGTATCGGCCGGCCCAGTACCTATGCCCCGACCATTGAAACCATCCTGGAGCGCGGTTATGTGGTCAGGGAGCAAAAACAGTTTATCCCCACGGAATTGGGCCGGGTGGTGGTGGATCTCCTGAAGGAGCATTTTCCTGATATTATTGACGTCGAATTTACAGCCCAGATGGAACAGCAGCTGGACGAGATTGAAGCCGGAAAATTATCCTGGCGCCAGGTAGTAGCCGAATTTTACGAGCCCTTCAGCCGGGTCCTGGAACGAGCCGAAAGGGAAATCGACACCATAGAGCTCCCGGAAGAAGTCAGCGAAGAAAAATGTGAACTTTGCGGCCGCAACCTGGTTATCAAGACGGGCCGCTTCGGCAAATTTTTGGCCTGTCCCGGCTTTCCCGAGTGCCGCTTTACCAAGCCCTTGCTGGAGACCATCGGTGTTAATTGCCCCCGGTGCGGGGGAGAAATTGTGGCCCGGCGCACGAAAAGGGGGCGCAAATTTTACGGCTGCCAGAACTACCCGGAGTGCAATTACGTTTCCTGGGATAAACCCACTAACCGGAACTGCCCCCGCTGCGGGACCCGCCTGGTGGAAAAGGCTTCCCGCCAGGGGGTACGCCTGCTTTGCCCCAGCAAGGAATGCGGCTATGAAGAAAAGATCCAGCAGGCTAAATAG
- the trmFO gene encoding methylenetetrahydrofolate--tRNA-(uracil(54)-C(5))-methyltransferase (FADH(2)-oxidizing) TrmFO, with product MPEKLIIIGGGLAGSEAAWQAARRGIKVELWEMRPGKMTPAHRTGYLAELVCSNSLRADTLENAAGLLKAEMRLARSLIMAVAEECRVPAGKALAVDREEFAARVTAALEAEERITIIREEARAIPVQGPVIIATGPLTSPALAESLKGLTGAEYLYFYDAAAPIVTAESLNYSRIFKASRYGRGEEDYLNCPLNEEEYRRFYEALITAERHPRHEFEPEVVFEGCMPVEVMARRGPDTLRFGPMRPVGLIDPATGKEPYAVVQLRRDNLAGTLYNLVGFQTSLKWGEQERVFRLIPGLEEAEFVRFGVMHRNTYINSPRVLKPTLQLKEHPQVFLAGQLTGVEGYIESAASGLVAGVNAARLIKGQEPLTLPPATAHGALLHYITDPTHTPLQPMHINFGLLPPLERRVKAREVRNRALAERALEIWFSLGEFSGN from the coding sequence TTGCCGGAAAAGCTGATCATTATTGGCGGCGGCCTGGCCGGCAGCGAGGCCGCCTGGCAGGCGGCCCGGCGGGGAATTAAAGTCGAGCTGTGGGAGATGCGGCCGGGTAAGATGACGCCGGCCCACCGTACCGGTTATCTGGCCGAGCTGGTCTGCTCCAATTCTTTGCGGGCCGATACCCTGGAGAACGCGGCTGGCCTGTTAAAGGCGGAGATGCGCCTGGCCCGTTCCCTCATTATGGCCGTAGCTGAGGAATGCCGCGTGCCGGCCGGCAAAGCCCTGGCCGTAGACCGGGAGGAGTTTGCCGCCCGGGTGACTGCGGCCCTGGAGGCGGAAGAACGGATTACCATTATCCGGGAGGAAGCCCGGGCCATACCCGTACAGGGCCCGGTGATCATTGCCACCGGACCGTTAACTTCACCGGCTCTGGCCGAAAGCCTTAAAGGTTTAACCGGCGCCGAGTATCTATACTTTTACGATGCGGCGGCACCCATTGTTACTGCCGAATCTTTAAATTACAGCCGTATTTTCAAGGCCTCCCGCTACGGGCGGGGGGAGGAAGACTACCTCAACTGTCCTTTGAATGAAGAGGAGTACCGGCGCTTTTACGAGGCCTTAATTACGGCCGAACGTCACCCCCGGCATGAATTTGAGCCCGAGGTAGTTTTTGAAGGGTGCATGCCGGTGGAAGTCATGGCCAGACGAGGACCGGATACCCTGCGCTTCGGCCCCATGCGCCCGGTGGGGCTTATAGACCCGGCTACCGGGAAGGAGCCCTATGCCGTGGTGCAGCTGCGGCGGGATAACCTGGCCGGTACCCTGTATAACCTGGTGGGTTTCCAGACGAGCCTCAAGTGGGGAGAACAGGAACGGGTCTTTCGCCTTATCCCCGGCCTGGAAGAGGCGGAGTTTGTCCGTTTTGGCGTCATGCACCGCAACACATATATTAATTCGCCCCGGGTGCTTAAACCTACCCTGCAGTTAAAAGAACACCCGCAGGTTTTCCTGGCCGGCCAGCTAACCGGCGTGGAAGGTTACATTGAGTCCGCCGCCAGCGGCCTGGTGGCGGGGGTCAATGCGGCGCGTTTAATCAAGGGCCAGGAACCCCTTACCCTGCCGCCGGCTACGGCCCACGGTGCCCTTCTTCATTATATTACTGATCCCACCCATACCCCCTTGCAGCCCATGCATATTAATTTTGGCCTGCTGCCGCCCCTGGAGCGCCGGGTGAAGGCCCGGGAGGTGCGTAATCGGGCTTTAGCAGAGCGGGCTTTGGAAATATGGTTCAGCCTCGGTGAATTTTCCGGCAATTGA
- the xerC gene encoding tyrosine recombinase XerC yields MIGTAFQEGLEGFILYLEGEKQASPCTVTAYRADIEQFAAFVYERRGPGAGPGDVDTWLVRRFLGWLNQLGREKSSMNRKLAALRSFYRFLLREGKVESSPAALLAGPRREKRLPRFLSYAEVEKLLAIPAATPLGLRDRAMLETLYASGIRVSELVGLDQENLDLEAGYARVLGKGRRERIVPLGDQAVRALRDYLARGRPALAARRNPPEAKALYLNHLGGRLTVRGVRERLNHYVEKAALRSGISPHTLRHCFATHMLERGADLRVVQELLGHVNLSTTQIYTHLSQARLREVYQQAHPRAKRSEG; encoded by the coding sequence ATGATCGGTACTGCCTTTCAAGAAGGGCTGGAAGGGTTTATCTTATACCTGGAAGGTGAAAAGCAGGCCTCTCCCTGTACCGTTACCGCCTACCGGGCCGACATCGAGCAATTTGCTGCCTTTGTGTACGAGCGCCGGGGCCCGGGTGCCGGGCCGGGCGACGTTGATACCTGGCTGGTGCGCCGTTTTTTAGGATGGCTGAACCAATTGGGCCGGGAAAAGAGCAGCATGAACCGTAAGCTGGCTGCTTTACGGTCCTTTTATCGCTTCTTGCTCCGGGAGGGAAAGGTGGAGAGCAGTCCGGCGGCCCTGCTGGCAGGACCGCGCCGGGAAAAGCGTTTACCACGTTTTTTAAGCTATGCCGAGGTGGAAAAACTACTGGCCATACCGGCTGCTACCCCGCTGGGGTTACGGGACCGGGCCATGCTGGAAACCCTGTATGCTTCTGGCATAAGGGTGAGTGAGCTGGTCGGCCTGGACCAGGAAAACCTTGACCTGGAGGCCGGTTATGCCCGGGTTCTGGGCAAGGGACGGCGGGAAAGGATCGTCCCCCTGGGTGACCAGGCTGTTAGAGCCTTACGGGATTACCTGGCCCGGGGCCGGCCGGCGCTGGCCGCCCGTCGCAACCCGCCGGAAGCAAAAGCTTTGTACCTCAACCACCTGGGCGGCCGTCTGACCGTGCGGGGCGTGCGAGAGCGGTTGAACCACTACGTCGAGAAGGCGGCATTAAGGAGTGGTATCTCCCCCCATACCCTGCGCCACTGTTTTGCCACCCATATGCTGGAGCGGGGGGCGGATCTTAGGGTAGTTCAGGAACTCCTGGGTCATGTTAACCTTTCAACCACCCAGATCTATACCCATCTCAGCCAGGCCAGGTTACGAGAAGTATACCAGCAGGCCCACCCCAGGGCTAAAAGAAGTGAGGGGTAG
- the hslV gene encoding ATP-dependent protease subunit HslV: MQGTTVIAVRHKGKVAVAGDGQVTFGHTIMKHKARKVRRLYQNKVLAGFAGSVADAFTLFEKFEAKLEEYHGNLQRAAVELGKEWRTDRFLRRLEALLVVADRDHLLVISGNGEIVEPDDGIAAIGSGGPYALAAARALVKHTDLEAGAIVREAMEIAASICIYTNNNIVVEEL; encoded by the coding sequence GTGCAAGGTACAACGGTAATAGCCGTACGCCATAAAGGCAAGGTGGCCGTAGCTGGCGACGGCCAGGTGACCTTTGGCCATACCATTATGAAGCATAAAGCCCGTAAAGTACGCCGTTTATACCAAAATAAAGTCCTGGCCGGCTTTGCCGGCAGTGTAGCCGACGCCTTTACCCTCTTTGAAAAGTTTGAGGCCAAACTGGAGGAATACCACGGTAACCTCCAGCGGGCTGCCGTAGAGCTGGGGAAAGAATGGCGTACGGACAGGTTTTTACGGCGCCTGGAAGCCCTGCTGGTGGTGGCCGACCGGGATCATCTTTTGGTAATTTCAGGTAACGGTGAAATAGTTGAACCCGATGACGGCATCGCCGCCATCGGCTCCGGCGGTCCCTATGCCCTGGCGGCAGCCCGGGCCTTAGTAAAACATACCGACCTGGAGGCCGGTGCCATCGTCCGGGAAGCCATGGAGATTGCTGCTTCTATCTGCATCTATACCAACAATAATATTGTGGTAGAAGAACTCTAA
- the hslU gene encoding ATP-dependent protease ATPase subunit HslU, with protein sequence MDLTPRQIVAELDRYIVGQEEAKKCVAIALRNRYRRQKLGPDLRDEVLPKNIIMIGPTGVGKTEIARRLARLVGAPFLKVEATRYTEVGYVGRDVESMIRELVENAVRMVKIEKRVEVEAKAAKLAEKRLLDLIAPRVGKERGSRSPWEVLFGGGSAGGEGMATEDENTAEQRAIFREKLKRQELEDMMVEVEVEDNAVPGFVMGGLGLEELGMNLQDMLGSMLPRRKRKRLVTVAEARRILTQQEADKLIDMDEVAAIAVQRVEQDGIIFLDEIDKIAGREKGGAPDVSREGVQRDILPIVEGTTVQTKYGPVKTDHILFIAAGAFHVAKPSDLIPELQGRFPIRVELKSLSRDDFKRILTEPRNSLLRQYTALLAVDGIELHFSDDAIAEIADIAYTVNNQGEDIGARRLHTILEKVLQDLLFRAPEVEERKIVIDATYVRQQLGDIMQHADLQSYIL encoded by the coding sequence TTGGACCTTACACCCCGGCAGATAGTAGCCGAGTTAGACCGCTATATTGTCGGCCAGGAAGAAGCGAAAAAATGCGTGGCCATCGCCCTGAGGAACCGTTACCGCCGGCAGAAACTGGGCCCCGATTTACGCGATGAAGTCCTGCCCAAGAATATCATTATGATTGGCCCTACAGGTGTAGGCAAAACCGAGATTGCCCGTAGACTAGCGCGCCTGGTAGGGGCGCCTTTCTTAAAGGTAGAAGCTACCCGCTACACGGAAGTTGGTTATGTCGGCCGTGATGTAGAATCCATGATCCGGGAACTGGTAGAAAATGCCGTGAGAATGGTTAAAATAGAAAAGCGGGTTGAAGTAGAGGCAAAAGCAGCCAAACTGGCGGAAAAGCGTTTGCTGGACCTGATCGCCCCCCGGGTCGGGAAGGAAAGGGGTAGCCGTTCCCCGTGGGAGGTTCTCTTTGGTGGGGGATCGGCCGGCGGGGAAGGGATGGCGACCGAAGACGAGAATACCGCCGAACAGCGAGCCATCTTCAGGGAAAAATTAAAGCGCCAGGAACTGGAAGACATGATGGTGGAGGTGGAAGTAGAAGATAATGCCGTCCCGGGGTTTGTTATGGGCGGCCTGGGGCTGGAAGAGCTGGGGATGAACCTCCAGGATATGCTGGGCAGTATGCTCCCCCGGCGCAAGCGCAAGCGCCTGGTAACGGTGGCGGAAGCCCGGCGGATCCTCACCCAGCAGGAGGCCGATAAACTGATTGATATGGACGAGGTGGCGGCCATAGCTGTCCAGCGCGTGGAACAGGATGGGATCATCTTCCTGGATGAGATCGATAAGATAGCCGGGCGGGAAAAAGGGGGTGCCCCTGACGTTTCCCGGGAAGGAGTCCAGCGCGATATTTTGCCCATTGTGGAAGGTACCACTGTCCAGACCAAGTACGGCCCGGTGAAAACCGACCATATTCTCTTTATTGCCGCCGGGGCCTTCCATGTGGCCAAACCCTCAGATCTCATCCCTGAGCTCCAGGGGCGGTTTCCAATCAGGGTAGAACTTAAAAGTTTGAGCCGGGACGACTTCAAACGCATTTTAACCGAACCCCGAAATTCCCTGTTGCGCCAGTACACGGCACTTCTGGCAGTAGATGGTATAGAACTGCATTTTTCAGATGATGCTATTGCGGAAATTGCCGATATTGCTTATACTGTAAATAATCAGGGCGAAGATATCGGCGCACGCCGGCTGCATACTATCCTGGAAAAGGTTTTGCAGGATCTCCTTTTCCGGGCGCCAGAAGTGGAGGAACGCAAGATTGTTATCGATGCAACTTATGTCCGGCAACAGCTGGGCGACATAATGCAACATGCCGATTTACAAAGTTATATACTTTAA
- the codY gene encoding GTP-sensing pleiotropic transcriptional regulator CodY: METLLERSRKINRLLQRAAGNPVDFQEMANVMRDVLGANTYIVGRHARVLGYAFVEGFTCDIMEDIVFQSERFPEQYNEQLLRIDETQANFCQVGNACVFDLDKKCVFNNKLTTVVPIVGGGQRLGTLVLSKFNVRFDDEDLVLAEYGATVVGMEILRSKTDKIEEEARKRAAVHVALATLSYSELEAVEHIFAELDGDEGILVASKIADRAGITRSVIVNALRKFESAGVIESKSLGMKGTYIRILNDHLLEELEKLRR, translated from the coding sequence ATGGAAACTTTGTTGGAAAGGTCAAGGAAAATCAACCGCCTGCTGCAGCGGGCGGCCGGTAATCCGGTGGACTTTCAAGAAATGGCCAATGTAATGCGTGATGTCCTGGGAGCCAACACTTACATTGTAGGCCGCCATGCCCGCGTCCTGGGATATGCCTTTGTTGAAGGTTTCACCTGCGACATTATGGAAGACATTGTCTTCCAGTCCGAGCGTTTTCCGGAACAGTACAATGAACAGCTCCTGCGCATTGACGAAACCCAGGCCAACTTTTGCCAGGTAGGCAACGCCTGCGTTTTTGACCTGGATAAAAAATGTGTCTTCAACAACAAGCTGACCACGGTCGTGCCTATTGTCGGCGGCGGCCAGCGCCTGGGTACCCTGGTCCTCTCCAAGTTTAACGTCCGCTTTGATGACGAAGACCTGGTCCTGGCCGAATATGGTGCCACCGTAGTTGGTATGGAGATCTTGCGTTCCAAAACCGACAAAATTGAGGAAGAAGCCCGCAAACGTGCTGCTGTCCATGTTGCCCTGGCGACCCTGTCTTACTCCGAACTGGAGGCCGTGGAGCACATCTTTGCCGAGCTGGACGGCGACGAAGGTATTCTGGTGGCCAGTAAGATCGCCGACCGGGCGGGTATAACCCGTTCCGTTATCGTCAACGCCCTGCGGAAATTCGAAAGTGCCGGCGTCATCGAATCCAAGTCCCTGGGCATGAAGGGGACCTATATCCGCATCCTCAACGATCACTTGCTGGAGGAGTTAGAAAAGCTTCGCCGTTAA
- the rpsB gene encoding 30S ribosomal protein S2, giving the protein MKQLLEAGVHFGHQTRRWNPKMAPYIFTERNGIYIIDLQRTVKKIEEAYNFVRDLARDGGKILFVGTKKQAQEAVREEAERCGMFYVNVRWLGGTLTNFQTIRRRIERLKELERMEEEGTFEVLPKKEVARLRSEKEKLERYLGGIKEMKNLPDALFIIDPRKERIAVAEGRRLGIPIVAIVDTNCDPDEIDYVIPGNDDAIRAVRLLTSKMADAVLEGLQGQDQPEEVVGE; this is encoded by the coding sequence ATGAAGCAGTTGCTGGAGGCCGGTGTCCACTTCGGCCACCAGACGCGGCGCTGGAATCCTAAAATGGCACCGTATATTTTTACGGAGCGCAACGGGATTTATATCATTGACCTCCAGCGCACCGTCAAAAAGATTGAAGAAGCCTATAATTTCGTCCGGGACCTGGCCCGCGACGGGGGCAAAATCCTTTTTGTGGGCACCAAAAAGCAGGCCCAGGAAGCCGTCAGAGAAGAAGCCGAGCGCTGTGGCATGTTTTATGTCAACGTACGCTGGCTGGGTGGGACGCTGACCAACTTCCAGACCATCCGCCGGCGCATCGAGCGCTTAAAAGAGCTGGAGCGGATGGAAGAAGAAGGCACTTTTGAGGTGCTGCCCAAAAAGGAAGTAGCCCGTTTACGCAGTGAGAAGGAAAAACTGGAGCGTTATCTGGGCGGCATTAAGGAAATGAAGAACCTGCCTGATGCCCTCTTTATTATCGACCCGCGCAAAGAGCGAATTGCCGTGGCCGAAGGGCGGCGGCTGGGTATACCTATTGTGGCCATTGTCGATACCAACTGCGATCCCGATGAAATAGATTACGTTATTCCCGGTAACGACGATGCCATCAGAGCCGTCCGTTTGCTGACCAGTAAAATGGCTGACGCCGTTTTAGAGGGCCTGCAGGGCCAGGATCAACCGGAAGAAGTCGTGGGAGAATAA
- the tsf gene encoding translation elongation factor Ts: MISAADVKELRNRTGAGMMDCKKALEESGGDMEQAIEYLRKKGLATAAKRAGKIASEGLVHAYIHGGGRIGVLIEVNCETDFVAKTDAFKELVHDLAMQVAASRPEYIAREDVPEEVLAKEKEILRAQALNEGKPEKVIDRIVAGRLEKFFQDNCLLEQPFIKDMDRTIQDLINEAVAKLGEKIVVRRFVRYEVGEGIKAEE; the protein is encoded by the coding sequence ATGATTTCGGCTGCTGACGTCAAAGAGCTGCGGAACCGGACGGGAGCAGGAATGATGGACTGCAAAAAGGCCCTGGAAGAGTCGGGCGGCGACATGGAGCAAGCCATTGAATATTTACGTAAGAAAGGTCTGGCCACTGCAGCCAAACGGGCCGGTAAAATAGCCAGTGAAGGCCTGGTGCATGCTTATATTCATGGCGGGGGCCGGATAGGCGTTTTAATTGAAGTCAACTGTGAGACCGACTTTGTCGCCAAGACCGACGCCTTTAAGGAACTGGTCCACGACCTGGCCATGCAGGTAGCTGCTTCCCGGCCTGAGTATATAGCCCGGGAAGATGTACCGGAAGAAGTCCTGGCCAAAGAAAAGGAAATCTTAAGGGCCCAGGCGTTAAATGAAGGCAAGCCGGAAAAAGTAATCGACAGGATTGTTGCCGGCCGCCTGGAAAAATTCTTCCAGGATAATTGCCTCCTGGAGCAGCCTTTTATTAAAGATATGGATCGGACCATTCAGGACCTTATCAACGAGGCCGTAGCCAAGCTGGGCGAAAAGATTGTTGTCCGGCGTTTTGTCCGCTATGAAGTAGGCGAAGGTATCAAGGCGGAGGAATAA
- the pyrH gene encoding UMP kinase codes for MGQPKFKRVVLKVSGEALAGTQGFGIDQEVLTSIAAQIKEVRDLGVDVAIVVGGGNIWRGVKGSARGMDRATADYMGMLATVINALALQDALESQGVDTRVQTAIEMRQIAEPYIRRRAIRHLEKGRVVIFAAGTGNPYFSTDTTAALRAAEIEADVILMAKRVDGVYDSDPEINPHAKRLKDLDYLEVLNGGLGVMDATATSLCMDNRIPIIVFGIKEKGNILKVIMGEPIGTFVGRLE; via the coding sequence ATGGGGCAACCCAAGTTTAAACGGGTAGTTCTAAAGGTTAGCGGGGAAGCCCTGGCCGGCACCCAGGGTTTTGGTATCGACCAGGAAGTCCTCACTTCTATAGCCGCGCAAATAAAAGAAGTAAGGGATCTGGGAGTGGATGTAGCCATAGTTGTCGGCGGCGGCAATATCTGGCGGGGAGTTAAGGGTAGTGCCAGGGGTATGGACCGCGCCACGGCCGATTACATGGGTATGCTGGCGACGGTAATTAACGCCCTAGCCCTGCAAGATGCCCTGGAGAGCCAGGGTGTGGATACCCGGGTGCAGACGGCCATTGAAATGCGCCAAATTGCCGAGCCTTACATCCGCCGCCGGGCCATCAGGCATCTGGAAAAGGGCCGGGTAGTTATATTTGCTGCCGGGACAGGTAACCCTTATTTTTCCACGGATACTACCGCAGCCCTGCGGGCGGCCGAGATAGAAGCTGATGTTATTTTAATGGCCAAACGGGTTGATGGCGTTTATGATTCCGATCCCGAGATAAACCCCCATGCCAAGAGGTTGAAGGATCTCGATTACCTGGAAGTATTGAACGGTGGCCTGGGAGTAATGGACGCAACCGCTACTTCCCTGTGTATGGATAACCGCATTCCCATTATTGTCTTTGGCATAAAAGAAAAAGGCAATATCCTGAAAGTAATCATGGGTGAACCCATCGGTACCTTTGTCGGGAGGTTAGAGTGA
- the frr gene encoding ribosome recycling factor, with translation MLEEILKEAESRMQKAVENLRREMASIRAGRANPALLEKVTVNYYGTPTPINQLATVSAPEARLLVVQPWDRNILPEMEKAILKSDLGLTPASDGTVIRIVIPQLTEERRTELVKMVRKKAEEFRVLVRNARRDANDKLKAQEKNKAASEDEVKRAQDRVQKLTDNYIQTIDKILANKEAEIMEV, from the coding sequence ATGCTGGAGGAAATTTTAAAAGAAGCCGAGAGCAGAATGCAAAAGGCAGTCGAGAACTTACGCCGCGAGATGGCTTCTATCAGGGCGGGACGGGCCAATCCGGCCCTGCTAGAGAAGGTTACCGTTAACTATTATGGTACACCCACCCCCATTAACCAGCTGGCCACGGTTTCCGCCCCGGAAGCCCGGCTTCTGGTCGTCCAACCCTGGGACCGCAATATCCTGCCGGAAATGGAAAAGGCCATTTTAAAGTCGGACCTGGGGTTGACGCCGGCCAGCGACGGCACCGTTATTCGCATTGTTATTCCTCAGTTAACAGAAGAGCGGCGTACCGAGCTGGTCAAAATGGTCCGTAAGAAGGCTGAGGAATTCCGGGTACTGGTCCGCAATGCCCGCCGGGATGCCAACGACAAGTTAAAAGCTCAGGAGAAAAATAAAGCTGCTTCGGAAGATGAGGTCAAGCGGGCCCAGGACAGGGTCCAGAAGCTAACCGATAATTACATCCAGACCATTGATAAGATCCTGGCCAATAAAGAAGCGGAAATTATGGAGGTCTAG
- a CDS encoding PASTA domain-containing protein, which translates to MTVPDCLGLTLAEAKRLLAASGWQVHNYSFTGPLRPLPGEEEEGRVVRLRLVGAGQVDLVLAYVDTNHQ; encoded by the coding sequence TTGACCGTACCTGACTGCCTGGGCTTAACCCTCGCTGAAGCCAAAAGGCTCTTGGCAGCTAGCGGATGGCAGGTGCATAATTACTCCTTTACCGGTCCCCTTCGCCCTTTACCGGGTGAGGAAGAAGAGGGCCGCGTCGTGCGTTTGCGCCTGGTGGGAGCCGGCCAGGTTGACCTGGTCCTGGCTTATGTAGATACTAACCACCAGTGA
- a CDS encoding DUF362 domain-containing protein: MPHRITEECLSCGVCADECPQGAISEGEDTYVIDPELCTDCGTCREACPNEAIVEE, from the coding sequence ATGCCCCATCGGATAACAGAAGAGTGCCTGTCCTGTGGCGTTTGTGCAGATGAGTGCCCCCAGGGCGCTATTTCCGAAGGCGAAGACACCTATGTTATTGACCCGGAACTCTGCACTGATTGTGGTACCTGTCGAGAAGCCTGTCCCAATGAGGCCATCGTCGAAGAATAG